Proteins encoded within one genomic window of Amorphoplanes friuliensis DSM 7358:
- the eno gene encoding phosphopyruvate hydratase, whose amino-acid sequence MTVISRVTGRQILDSRGNPTVEVDVELEDGSLGRAAVPSGASTGSHEAVELRDGDPSRFHGKGVRRAVAAVNGEIAAAVTGLPAEDQARIDQTMIDLDGTPDKRRLGANAILGVSLATVKAAALAHRQPVYRYVGGAGARVLPVPMMNIINGGAHADNPLDFQEFMIAPVGAASLSEAVRMGSEVFHTLRKSLAAAGHNTNVGDEGGFAPHVVTADEALEFVLGAVEQTGYRPGTDITICLDPASSEFYSDGVYDYAGEGRKRTVEEHVDYLRGLLDRYPISSIEDPMAEDDIAGWQHLTRLAGDRVQLVGDDVFCTDVTRLRAGIEGGYANAILVKVNQIGTLTETLTTVDAAHKAGYRVVMSHRSGETEDTTIADLAVAVGCGQIKTGSLSRSDRTAKYNQLLRIEEELGDSARYGN is encoded by the coding sequence ATGACCGTGATCAGCCGTGTGACGGGCCGCCAGATCCTCGACAGCCGGGGCAACCCGACCGTCGAGGTCGACGTGGAGCTCGAGGACGGATCGCTCGGAAGGGCAGCCGTGCCCTCGGGCGCCTCGACCGGCTCGCACGAAGCGGTCGAACTGCGCGACGGCGACCCGTCCCGCTTCCACGGCAAGGGCGTGCGCCGGGCCGTAGCGGCGGTCAACGGCGAAATCGCCGCGGCCGTGACCGGCCTGCCGGCCGAGGACCAGGCCCGCATCGACCAAACCATGATCGACCTCGACGGTACGCCCGACAAGCGGCGACTCGGCGCCAACGCCATCCTCGGGGTGTCCCTGGCCACGGTGAAGGCGGCGGCGCTCGCACACCGGCAGCCGGTCTACCGCTACGTCGGCGGCGCCGGTGCCCGGGTGCTGCCCGTGCCGATGATGAACATCATCAACGGCGGTGCCCACGCCGACAACCCGCTCGACTTCCAGGAGTTCATGATCGCTCCGGTCGGCGCGGCGAGCCTGTCCGAGGCCGTACGCATGGGCTCGGAGGTCTTCCACACGCTGCGCAAATCCCTGGCCGCCGCCGGGCACAACACCAACGTCGGCGACGAGGGCGGCTTCGCCCCGCACGTCGTCACCGCCGACGAGGCCCTGGAGTTCGTGCTCGGCGCCGTCGAACAGACCGGGTACCGGCCCGGCACCGACATCACCATCTGTCTCGACCCGGCCAGCTCGGAGTTCTACTCGGACGGCGTCTACGACTACGCCGGCGAGGGCCGCAAACGCACGGTCGAGGAACACGTCGACTACCTGCGCGGCCTCCTCGACCGCTATCCGATCTCGTCGATCGAGGACCCGATGGCCGAGGACGACATCGCCGGCTGGCAACACCTGACCCGCCTCGCCGGCGACCGCGTCCAGCTCGTCGGCGACGACGTCTTCTGCACGGACGTCACCCGCCTGCGCGCCGGCATCGAAGGCGGCTACGCCAACGCCATCCTGGTCAAGGTCAACCAGATCGGCACCCTGACCGAGACCCTCACGACGGTCGACGCGGCCCACAAGGCGGGCTACCGCGTGGTCATGTCACACCGATCCGGCGAAACCGAGGACACCACGATCGCCGACCTGGCCGTGGCCGTCGGCTGCGGCCAGATCAAGACGGGCTCCCTGTCACGCTCCGACCGCACAGCGAAATACAACCAGCTCCTGCGCATCGAGGAGGAACTCGGCGACAGCGCCCGCTACGGCAACTGA
- a CDS encoding UDP-glucose dehydrogenase family protein — MNLTVIGTGYLGATHAICMAVMGYDVIGVDVDAAKVERLNSGEVPFFEPGLPELLTKALESGRLRFTTSFQEAGEFGDVHFICVGTPQRKGSEAADMTYVDASVTELSKHLHRRALVVGKSTVPVGTAARLAELIRTTAPAGDQVELAWNPEFLREGFAVDDTMKPDRMVFGVTSAWSEEQLRAAFAPVLAQGVPVKVTSLQTAELVKVAANSFLATKISYINAMAEVCEATGADVHDLAEALAYDERIGGKFLRPGLGFGGGCLPKDIRAFAHRAEELGVGQAVGFLREIDGINGRRRARTVDLVVELCGGDVAGKKIAALGAAFKPNSDDIRDAPALDVASTLASMGADVHVFDPAAMENARKAHPELNYGTSALDVARDADVVVLLTEWTEFREIAPEAMAEVVGAQRIFDGRHALDSDAWRAAGWEYKALGRP, encoded by the coding sequence ATGAACCTCACTGTGATCGGCACCGGCTACCTGGGTGCCACCCACGCGATCTGCATGGCCGTCATGGGGTACGACGTCATCGGTGTCGACGTCGACGCCGCCAAGGTCGAGCGCCTCAACTCCGGCGAGGTGCCGTTCTTCGAGCCCGGCCTGCCCGAGCTGCTCACCAAAGCCCTCGAGAGCGGACGCCTGCGCTTCACCACGTCTTTCCAGGAAGCCGGCGAATTCGGCGACGTCCACTTCATCTGCGTGGGCACCCCGCAGCGCAAGGGTTCCGAGGCCGCCGACATGACCTACGTCGACGCGTCGGTCACCGAGCTCTCCAAGCACCTGCACCGCCGGGCGCTGGTCGTGGGTAAGTCGACCGTGCCGGTGGGTACCGCTGCTCGGCTGGCCGAGCTGATTCGTACGACCGCACCGGCCGGGGATCAGGTCGAGCTGGCCTGGAACCCCGAGTTCCTGCGTGAGGGCTTTGCCGTCGACGACACGATGAAGCCCGACCGGATGGTCTTCGGCGTCACCTCCGCCTGGTCCGAAGAACAGCTCCGAGCCGCGTTCGCCCCCGTCCTGGCCCAGGGCGTGCCGGTGAAGGTCACCAGCCTGCAGACCGCCGAACTGGTCAAGGTCGCCGCGAACTCGTTCCTGGCCACCAAAATCTCCTACATCAACGCGATGGCCGAGGTGTGTGAGGCCACCGGCGCCGACGTGCACGACCTCGCCGAGGCTCTGGCCTACGACGAGCGGATCGGCGGGAAGTTCCTGCGCCCCGGGCTCGGCTTCGGTGGCGGGTGCCTGCCCAAGGACATCCGCGCTTTCGCACACCGAGCCGAAGAGCTCGGTGTGGGCCAGGCTGTCGGCTTCCTGCGCGAGATCGACGGCATCAACGGCCGCCGCCGCGCCCGGACCGTCGACCTCGTCGTCGAGTTGTGCGGCGGGGACGTCGCGGGTAAGAAGATCGCGGCGCTGGGTGCGGCGTTCAAGCCGAACTCCGACGACATTCGCGACGCACCCGCCCTCGACGTGGCCAGCACGCTGGCGAGCATGGGCGCGGACGTGCACGTGTTCGACCCGGCGGCGATGGAGAACGCCCGCAAGGCGCACCCGGAGCTCAACTACGGCACCAGCGCCCTCGACGTCGCCCGCGACGCCGACGTGGTGGTGCTCCTGACCGAGTGGACCGAGTTCCGGGAGATCGCCCCGGAGGCCATGGCCGAGGTCGTCGGCGCCCAGCGGATCTTCGACGGGCGGCACGCCCTCGACTCCGACGCGTGGCGCGCGGCGGGCTGGGAGTACAAGGCGCTCGGCCGCCCCTGA
- a CDS encoding cation diffusion facilitator family transporter encodes MSHRLRHALTPHSHDSAGKVDTALESSRAGLRALWISLAVLGATAAVQAVVVASSGSVALLGDTLHNVADALTAVPLGVAFLLGRRAATRRYTYGFGRAEDLAGIVIVLTIAASAVFSGYEAVRRLLDPQDMTHIGYVALAGVAGFAGNELVARYRISVGRRIGSAALVADGLHARTDGFTSLAVLLGAGGAALGWRWADPVVGLLITVAIVLVLKDAAREIYRRLMDAVDPALVDRAETCLRDTPGVLGVGTVRLRWIGHRLHAETEITVGADLSLAAAHAIAVDAEHRLSHAVPRLTTALIHPDPEHAHS; translated from the coding sequence ATGAGCCACCGCCTGCGCCACGCGCTCACCCCGCACTCGCACGACTCCGCCGGCAAGGTGGACACCGCACTGGAGTCGTCGCGCGCCGGTCTGCGGGCACTGTGGATCTCACTGGCGGTGCTCGGGGCGACCGCCGCCGTGCAGGCCGTCGTGGTGGCCTCCTCCGGCTCGGTGGCCCTGCTCGGCGACACCCTCCACAACGTCGCGGACGCGCTCACGGCGGTCCCGCTCGGCGTCGCGTTCCTGCTGGGGCGGCGCGCGGCGACCCGGCGGTACACGTACGGATTCGGACGCGCCGAGGACCTCGCCGGCATCGTGATCGTCCTGACCATCGCGGCCTCGGCGGTGTTCTCCGGGTACGAGGCGGTCCGCCGCCTCCTGGACCCCCAGGACATGACCCACATCGGGTACGTCGCACTGGCCGGAGTGGCCGGATTCGCGGGCAACGAGCTCGTAGCCCGGTACCGGATCTCGGTCGGCCGGCGCATCGGCTCCGCGGCCCTGGTCGCCGACGGTCTGCACGCCCGTACGGACGGCTTCACCTCTCTGGCCGTGCTGCTCGGCGCCGGCGGGGCGGCACTGGGCTGGCGCTGGGCCGACCCGGTCGTCGGCCTGCTGATCACCGTGGCGATCGTGCTCGTCCTCAAGGACGCGGCCCGCGAGATCTACCGCCGGCTGATGGACGCGGTCGACCCGGCCCTGGTGGACCGGGCCGAGACCTGCCTGCGGGACACACCCGGTGTGCTCGGGGTCGGCACGGTCCGGCTGCGCTGGATCGGTCACCGCCTGCACGCCGAAACAGAGATCACGGTCGGTGCGGACCTGTCCCTCGCCGCGGCGCACGCGATCGCCGTCGACGCCGAGCACCGCCTGAGCCACGCTGTCCCCCGCCTCACCACCGCTCTCATCCACCCCGACCCCGAACACGCGCACAGCTGA
- a CDS encoding class I SAM-dependent methyltransferase translates to MSRQRSRSESQEFFAARAATWDTKFGSDLPAYAAAVAEAGLRAGAVVADVGCGTGRALPALRAAAGPDGVVLGLDLTPQMLAVAAPRAREHGAHLVEADALSLPIAGGRLDAVFAAGLLTHLPDTDGGLRELARVTRTGGTLVLFHPIGRAALAARHGHTLRPDEPLAEQPLREAAGRTGWALTRYADADDRFLAIAARQ, encoded by the coding sequence GTGAGCCGGCAGCGGTCCCGCAGCGAATCGCAGGAGTTCTTCGCGGCCCGGGCGGCCACCTGGGACACCAAGTTCGGCAGCGACCTGCCGGCCTATGCCGCGGCGGTTGCCGAAGCGGGGCTGCGCGCCGGCGCGGTGGTCGCCGACGTGGGCTGCGGCACCGGGCGTGCCCTTCCGGCGCTGCGAGCGGCGGCCGGGCCGGACGGCGTTGTGCTCGGGCTCGACCTCACACCGCAGATGCTCGCGGTGGCCGCACCCCGCGCTCGCGAGCACGGCGCCCACCTGGTCGAGGCCGACGCCCTGAGCCTGCCGATCGCCGGCGGGCGCCTCGACGCCGTCTTCGCGGCCGGCCTCCTCACCCACCTGCCCGACACGGACGGCGGGCTGCGCGAGCTCGCCCGCGTTACCCGGACCGGCGGCACCCTCGTGCTGTTCCACCCGATCGGCCGGGCCGCCCTCGCCGCCCGCCACGGCCACACCCTGCGCCCCGACGAGCCCCTGGCCGAACAACCCCTGCGGGAGGCGGCCGGCCGGACCGGCTGGGCCCTGACCCGGTACGCCGACGCGGACGACCGCTTCCTCGCGATCGCGGCCCGCCAGTAG
- a CDS encoding molybdopterin molybdotransferase MoeA, producing MPSIDHSPVPWRTAVKIATGAATPLPPSVVPSSEATGRVLAAPVLARGDLPGFDASAMDGYAVAGRGPWRVLGQVYAGGPVWPAPLGAGEAVEIMTGAVVPAGTVAVLPYETADLNAAGPGPKAHIRRAGEDARAGDELLPAGRLVTPAVAGLLAQAGADSVTVHGRPTVRLVVTGDELVTAGVPGPGQVRDVFTPMVSALVAAAGGVVTDAVLIGDEPELLAAALTTADADVVVVTGSSSAGAADHLHGVLNGIGARRLVDQVACRPGRPQLLAELPGTRWVVGLPGNPFAGLVACVTVLGPLLHGLSGRAAPDLIRLPVTGDLRPAPGVTRLVPVRLAGDHALVVPGGRPASLRGAALADALAVLEDGWTTGIPADLIPLNGLNS from the coding sequence ATGCCCTCCATCGACCACAGCCCCGTTCCGTGGCGTACCGCCGTGAAGATCGCGACCGGCGCCGCCACTCCCCTGCCGCCCTCGGTGGTCCCGTCGAGCGAGGCCACCGGCCGGGTGCTCGCCGCACCGGTCCTGGCCCGCGGCGATCTGCCCGGCTTCGACGCCTCGGCGATGGACGGTTACGCCGTGGCCGGCCGCGGGCCCTGGCGGGTGCTCGGCCAGGTGTACGCGGGCGGCCCGGTGTGGCCCGCGCCGCTCGGCGCCGGTGAGGCGGTCGAGATCATGACGGGTGCGGTCGTGCCTGCGGGAACTGTCGCCGTGCTGCCGTACGAGACCGCCGACCTGAACGCTGCGGGCCCGGGGCCGAAGGCGCACATCCGCCGGGCCGGCGAGGATGCCCGGGCGGGTGACGAGCTGCTGCCCGCCGGGCGGCTGGTGACGCCGGCGGTGGCCGGGCTGCTCGCCCAGGCCGGGGCGGACTCCGTGACGGTCCACGGCCGGCCCACGGTACGGCTGGTCGTCACGGGTGATGAGCTGGTCACGGCCGGGGTGCCGGGGCCCGGACAGGTCCGTGACGTGTTCACGCCGATGGTGTCGGCGCTGGTGGCCGCGGCCGGTGGGGTCGTCACCGACGCGGTGCTGATCGGCGACGAGCCCGAGCTCCTGGCCGCCGCCCTCACCACGGCCGACGCGGACGTGGTCGTGGTGACGGGCTCGTCGTCGGCGGGCGCCGCGGACCACCTGCACGGTGTCCTGAACGGCATCGGCGCGCGCCGGCTCGTGGACCAGGTCGCGTGCCGCCCGGGACGCCCGCAGTTGCTGGCCGAGCTGCCGGGTACGCGCTGGGTCGTGGGGCTGCCGGGCAACCCGTTCGCGGGTCTGGTCGCCTGCGTGACCGTGCTCGGGCCACTGCTCCACGGTCTGAGCGGGCGGGCCGCCCCCGATCTGATCCGGCTCCCGGTCACCGGCGACCTGCGCCCGGCCCCGGGTGTCACCCGGCTCGTCCCGGTACGGCTGGCCGGCGACCACGCGCTGGTCGTGCCCGGCGGACGTCCCGCCAGCCTGCGGGGCGCAGCCCTCGCCGACGCCCTCGCGGTGCTGGAGGACGGCTGGACCACCGGCATCCCGGCCGACCTGATCCCCCTGAACGGGCTGAACTCGTGA
- a CDS encoding methyl-accepting chemotaxis protein yields MGVADPGVLRVLTDRRVGTKIMIAVAVIATFSVADGLYALTSLDRTNDQVKTVYGHSLELNTIGELRSAVNRTWLAADDYLLAATDAERASAATALKTAEDQVAQTTAQYRTFPIGAGETAAITSFQTKWAGYLSFVQDRLLPAAGDTQRLNAVRSGEQATQLTALRADMSTLSEETVASAAAQEASAETLYHSTRLWVLGVLLVSAVIGLVVAAGIARLIVGPLARCVRTLTSIGEGDLTARVEVTGRDEIAQLAGTLNHTAQAMADLVGKVTGSSHTLASASEQLSAVSLQLSASAEETSVQVTTVSESAGQVSHSVQAVAAGAEEMGLSIREIADNAGEAAGVAAGAARTAEATNTSVARLGKASTQIGDVIKLITAIAQQTNLLALNATIEAARAGEMGKGFAVVASEVKDLAQETAKATEDISAQVAAIQAESNGAVEAIREIAQVIATINDYTTTIASAVEEQTATTSEIARSVGHAAEGSSSIAETISGVAQAAQQVTSGATETQQTAAELARMAAELSTTVSAYRV; encoded by the coding sequence ATGGGAGTGGCGGACCCCGGCGTGCTCCGAGTGCTGACCGACCGGCGGGTCGGCACCAAGATCATGATCGCGGTGGCCGTCATCGCCACCTTCAGCGTCGCCGACGGCCTCTACGCCCTCACCAGCCTCGACAGGACCAACGACCAGGTCAAGACGGTGTACGGGCACAGCCTCGAGCTCAACACCATAGGAGAACTGCGCAGTGCGGTGAACCGGACCTGGCTGGCCGCCGACGACTACCTCCTGGCCGCGACCGACGCCGAACGCGCGAGTGCCGCGACCGCGCTGAAGACCGCCGAGGACCAGGTCGCGCAGACCACCGCCCAATACCGGACGTTCCCGATCGGCGCCGGCGAGACGGCCGCGATCACGTCCTTCCAGACGAAGTGGGCCGGATATCTGAGCTTCGTCCAGGACCGGCTGCTGCCCGCCGCCGGGGACACCCAGCGGCTCAACGCCGTGCGCTCCGGCGAACAGGCCACCCAGCTGACCGCCCTGCGCGCCGACATGTCCACCCTCTCCGAGGAGACCGTCGCGTCGGCCGCAGCGCAGGAGGCGTCCGCCGAGACCCTCTACCACTCCACACGTCTGTGGGTGCTCGGGGTGCTGCTCGTCAGTGCCGTCATCGGCCTGGTCGTGGCGGCGGGGATCGCCCGGCTCATCGTGGGGCCGCTGGCGCGCTGTGTGCGTACCCTGACCTCGATCGGGGAGGGTGACCTGACCGCGCGGGTGGAGGTCACCGGGCGCGACGAGATCGCCCAGCTCGCCGGGACGCTCAACCACACCGCGCAGGCCATGGCCGACCTCGTCGGCAAGGTCACCGGCAGCTCCCACACCCTCGCGTCGGCCTCCGAGCAGCTCTCCGCGGTGTCGCTCCAGCTCTCCGCCTCCGCCGAGGAAACGTCCGTGCAGGTCACCACGGTGTCGGAGTCGGCCGGACAGGTCTCGCACAGCGTGCAGGCCGTCGCGGCCGGCGCCGAGGAGATGGGCCTGTCGATCCGGGAGATCGCCGACAACGCCGGTGAGGCGGCCGGTGTCGCCGCGGGCGCCGCCCGCACCGCCGAGGCGACGAACACCAGCGTGGCCCGCCTGGGCAAGGCCTCCACCCAGATCGGCGACGTCATCAAGCTGATCACCGCCATCGCCCAGCAGACGAACCTGCTCGCCCTGAACGCCACCATCGAGGCCGCCCGCGCGGGCGAGATGGGCAAGGGTTTTGCCGTCGTCGCCAGCGAGGTCAAGGACCTGGCCCAGGAGACCGCCAAGGCGACCGAGGACATCTCCGCCCAGGTCGCGGCCATCCAGGCCGAGAGCAACGGCGCGGTCGAGGCGATCCGGGAGATCGCCCAGGTCATCGCCACGATCAACGACTACACGACGACCATCGCCTCCGCCGTGGAGGAGCAGACCGCGACCACCAGCGAGATCGCCCGCAGCGTCGGGCACGCGGCCGAGGGCTCGAGCAGCATCGCCGAGACGATCTCCGGGGTCGCGCAGGCCGCCCAGCAGGTCACCAGCGGCGCGACCGAGACCCAGCAGACCGCCGCCGAGCTGGCCCGCATGGCCGCCGAACTGAGCACGACCGTCTCGGCCTACCGCGTCTGA
- a CDS encoding endonuclease/exonuclease/phosphatase family protein, which yields MVIGRWRKGSALIAVAAVGLSGVLALHRLVPGAAGTALDSGLPWLGLLVPALLGVAALRRSTRTFVVCLLPAVFWAAMFGPVLVPRSSADHHDLRVATLNLGAANASPELALRAVVAAGPDVLILQELTDRNLAAAQRELDGDWAYHEVTGTVGLWSTLPLSETGPVDIGIGWTRALRATVPTPDGPVRVYAAHLASARPAATAERDQTIAALAAAVAADESPRVLVAGDLNTTTTDRQFDTFAPLRDTQQEAGAGFGFTWPSDLPVLRPDHILQRGMSTQRSWVLRAPGSDHRAVVAELDTA from the coding sequence ATGGTGATCGGGCGGTGGCGTAAGGGCAGTGCGCTCATCGCTGTCGCCGCGGTCGGACTGTCGGGTGTCCTGGCGCTGCACCGGCTGGTGCCCGGCGCCGCCGGGACGGCGCTCGACAGCGGGCTGCCGTGGCTGGGCCTGCTCGTGCCGGCTCTGCTCGGTGTCGCCGCCCTGCGCCGGTCGACACGCACCTTTGTCGTCTGTCTGCTGCCCGCGGTGTTCTGGGCCGCGATGTTCGGGCCGGTGCTGGTCCCGCGCTCGTCCGCCGACCATCACGACCTGCGGGTGGCCACGCTCAACCTGGGCGCCGCGAATGCGAGCCCGGAGCTGGCGCTGCGCGCGGTGGTCGCCGCCGGACCCGACGTCCTGATCCTCCAGGAGCTCACCGACAGGAACCTCGCCGCGGCGCAGCGGGAGCTCGACGGCGACTGGGCCTATCACGAGGTGACGGGCACGGTCGGTCTGTGGAGCACCCTGCCGCTGTCCGAGACCGGTCCGGTCGACATCGGCATCGGCTGGACGCGGGCGCTGCGGGCGACCGTGCCCACCCCGGACGGCCCGGTCCGCGTCTACGCCGCCCACCTGGCCTCGGCCCGGCCCGCCGCGACCGCCGAACGCGACCAGACGATCGCCGCCCTGGCCGCCGCCGTGGCCGCCGACGAGAGCCCCCGTGTCCTGGTCGCGGGAGATCTGAACACCACGACGACCGACCGGCAGTTCGACACCTTCGCACCGCTGCGCGACACCCAGCAGGAGGCCGGGGCCGGCTTCGGCTTCACCTGGCCGTCCGACCTGCCGGTGCTCCGCCCGGACCACATCCTTCAGCGCGGCATGTCGACCCAGCGCTCCTGGGTGCTCCGCGCCCCGGGCAGCGACCACCGCGCTGTCGTGGCCGAGCTCGACACCGCCTGA
- a CDS encoding MerR family transcriptional regulator — protein sequence MRVGELARRTGTTIRALRYYETAGLVVPRRLGNGYREYDPIAVRLVAQIRELTALGLSVEETRPFVESIADGADDADVCAAALATYRSTITGLQERIGRLTAQREALDARLDAAAGRVTTGGAVTGRDPAGLTGTRLPSLRFHGTDGRPVELSALGPGRSIIFVYPLTGRPGVDLPNGLLEIPGARGGTEQAAWFRDHHAELRRAGAARVYGLSAQSSGYQRELVHRLRLPYPLIPDPRLTLAEDPGLPTFTAGDMTLYERLTLVAADDVIEHVFHPIAEPASHPRQVLRWLTRRAHFALDRAGTGR from the coding sequence ATGCGGGTGGGGGAACTGGCGCGGCGGACCGGGACGACGATCCGGGCGCTGCGCTACTACGAGACGGCGGGCCTCGTCGTGCCCCGGCGGCTCGGCAACGGGTACCGCGAGTACGACCCGATCGCGGTGCGTCTGGTCGCGCAGATCCGGGAGCTGACGGCGCTCGGGCTCAGTGTCGAGGAGACCCGCCCGTTCGTCGAGTCGATCGCGGACGGCGCAGACGACGCCGACGTGTGTGCGGCGGCGCTGGCCACGTACAGGAGCACCATCACGGGCCTGCAGGAACGCATCGGGAGGCTGACCGCTCAGCGGGAGGCCCTCGATGCCCGGCTCGACGCGGCCGCGGGCCGCGTCACGACCGGCGGCGCGGTGACCGGGAGGGACCCGGCCGGCCTGACCGGCACCCGGCTGCCGTCCCTGCGCTTCCACGGCACGGACGGGCGGCCGGTCGAGCTGAGTGCCCTGGGTCCGGGTCGCAGCATCATCTTCGTGTACCCCCTGACGGGCCGCCCCGGCGTCGACCTGCCCAACGGCCTGCTGGAGATCCCCGGCGCCCGCGGTGGCACCGAGCAGGCGGCGTGGTTCCGCGACCACCACGCCGAGCTGCGGCGCGCCGGAGCGGCCCGCGTCTACGGCCTGTCCGCGCAGTCGTCGGGGTACCAGCGCGAGCTCGTGCACCGGCTCCGGCTGCCGTACCCGCTGATCCCCGATCCCCGGCTGACGCTGGCCGAGGATCCGGGGCTGCCGACGTTCACCGCGGGTGACATGACGCTCTACGAACGCCTGACGCTGGTGGCGGCCGACGACGTGATCGAGCACGTGTTCCACCCGATCGCCGAGCCCGCCTCGCACCCCCGGCAGGTGCTGCGCTGGCTGACCCGGCGCGCACACTTCGCCCTCGACCGTGCCGGGACGGGCCGCTGA